The sequence ATTCACCGGTCTGGTATACACGATCTAGCTGGCTTATAAAGCCTTGTTCTATAACTTCGGGAAGTGCTTCAGCTACAGATTTTCCTATTATATTTTTTTCACCAATTAAATGTAAATAAAGAGGATTCGCCATTTCAAAAACGTGGTCAGGACCTTTCAACATTCCAACTGCAGATGGTGCTTTTAAAAACATATCGTAGAACTGATCCCTTTCATTTTTCACTGCTTTCTCAAGATTTTTTTTCTCCGTTATATCTTTGGCTATACAATACAATAAACCTTGTTTCTCATCCCAATTAACGGACCATAACATCGGGATAATTTTCCCGCTTTTGTGTACATATCTATTCTCAAATGTTGGATCCTTGATTTTTTTATAAATTGTTTCAGCAGCTTTGGAGGTAATTTCAACATCTTCCTCTAATACTAGGTTAATAAATTTGGTCCCGATTAGCTCACTCGGTTTATAACCCCAAATTTTTTCTGATGCGGCGCTAACATTTACAAACTCCCCATTAGTATTAACAGTACAAATTACATCTAAGGAGAAATCTAGAATATTATTAAGTTCAGAAAGTGTTTTTCGCAATTCAGTCGAAGTGTCCTCAAGATTTTTTTCAGCTATTTTTCTATAGTTAATATCGTGATGGGAGATGACGACTTGGTTAGTATTACTTCCCAGATTTACGGCACTAAGCATAAACCATTGTTGGTTTTGTGGGGAATGACAAGAATATTCCATTTCAAAATTCAGTCTATTTTTTTTAAAAATAGATTGAATGCCGGCCAATGCCTTTTCTGCATCGCTATCGCCATCTTCAATTCCTTTTTTGCAGGCATCGAAGTAGTTGCTACCTCTTGGAATACCATCTAAAGTTAGATTGCTATTTTTATTCCCAAAATCATTCCATGCTTTGTTTACCGTTAGAATTTCACCGCTTTCGTCTATAACGGCAATATGTGAATTTACGGAAGAAAGGATACACTTATTGAGGACTTCACTTTTGCGAAGTTGTTGGGCTGCATTGTTTTTTTCCACAGCATTTAATATAGCATACGGTAGACGAAACATGCGGTCTTTGAAGAAATAATCATCTGCTCCGGCTTTTATAATTTCTATGGCATTTTCTTCACATAAAATAGAAGTAATTAAGATGAAAGGAATCTTTTCACCCTGCTGCGAAATAATTTTTAAAGCGTCCGAAGCATTAAAACAGGGGAGTTTGTACTCTGAAAGTATAATGTCTGGATTAAATACTTTGAGTGCTTTCACAAAGGCTATCTTATTGTCAACAACCAATTTCTCAAATTGGATATTTACGTTTTTCAACGCTCTTTCTACTAATTCAGTATCAGCAGTTATCTCTTCGAGATGGAGTATTTTTAGTTTGGTTTGCAATCTATCAGAATTATTGTTTCTCTGTTTACGTAGGCTTTATTCTACCTAGAAAAATAAAACGCGATTTGTATGTGTCTTTATAAAATTATTAAAATCAGCGATCTAGAAACGAATGGCTATTACTTATCTTCAAAAATGGGCTAATGTAAGAAAATAACCGTCTTTCCTACAAGTTAATGTTTTTTTATCACTTAAATTTGTTACGCTTTCCTGGATTGAAGATGATTCATTTAAACTTAAAACAGAAGAATGGGTTTTTCTTTAAAATTGAGAAATTCCAAGTGTCTTTAAAATTTACATTAAACATAATCTTGTTTTTTCAGTACGCTAATAATCTTAGTTGAGCTGCAAAATTTTCAATAAATCCTTTTACTTATAGCAATCAAAGCTATTTCCTAAACGTTCGTTAATCCGCCTAAATCTTAAATAGATAATAAATAGAATAGACTATATAGTCTAATCTATTTATTATTAACCTCACTAATTACTTCAAGTTAAAATGTTTGGTTAATATAAAGCAAACTGCGAAAGATTAAAATGCAGATTTATTGTTTTTGGGCACACGCGGCAGAATGGGTTTAAAACATTTTTTAATGGGAAGCACTGCAGAACGTGTAATGGCTATCTGGATATTAAAGTTTTGATGGTTTCATAAAATATATAATTATACCAAGATTCATTCTTTAACGTGTATGGTTATTTTAGAACGAGTCAGACGGGTAATTATTAAAAAATAATTAGGGGATATCTCATAGATGGTTCATTAGAATCTAAGAAAATAGTTTCTTTCTCCTACAAATTAAATTAGTCTTAAGATAAACTCTACTATCGTTATGAAATTTTATTTATTATGTTAATTTAATCAAGCGCGAAGCAGCTTAAACTCCTTAAACCATCGTCCCACACTTTCATCATAATGATGCGTTGCATAGCCAGAACCATTGTAGTAACTAGCCACTATCTTAAAGTCATCTGCAGTAGGATTCGTTTTGCTCACCACGCTGCGCACACTGGATCTTATCGTTAAAAATCGCGCAATGGATGTAATTTGTTTTTCTAAAGAAGCTGTGTAAAGTTCCTTGGCAGATTGTGCGCCAATGGCGGCATAATTAAAGCCCATAATTTGTCCAAGTCCAAAACTCATGGAGCGGTAGCGCAATTCAGCCAAA comes from Aequorivita sublithincola DSM 14238 and encodes:
- a CDS encoding universal stress protein encodes the protein MFLGTRGRMGLKHFLMGSTAERVMAIWILKF